In the genome of Acanthopagrus latus isolate v.2019 chromosome 4, fAcaLat1.1, whole genome shotgun sequence, the window ATATGAGCAGCCACTCCCTCTGCACCAATCCGAAAACAGGATTCCAACATGCGGGGCGGAGTTCCGGCGCTTCTCACTTGACACCAGCACTGTTGTCCAACATGCGCTCTGGATGATGGATTAGCAGGACCGCTCGTACATGACACCTCAGCGCTAATTGGAGTGTTAATCAATGGCCCCGCTTCAACAAAGCCTCCCACACAACCGAAGGCATTTACAGAGCACAATGTGGAATTTGATAGGTGATCGGATTACAAGTGTTGTCCTTTTGTAGGTCAAagatcaggggaaaaaaaatctccttatAGCCTCATCAACGAGCTATAAGTGCTGTTAAAGGaattcttttctgtctttttgtgctGCAAATTAGTTTCTCTGCGTGCATTTACTACTTTGCAGGTGGAATATATTTTACACtaatcaaatacatttattctttttattgtgGACTACTTTGAGGGTGTCTAGCCTCTTATAATCCTAGCTTAGTTATTAttctatttgaaaaaaaaaagatatttgagggagaaaacaggccttttctcagttttttatTCTGTTCACACATCTTCACGAAGGTTGTTGGATGTGATGACAACTCAAAAGACTAAGAATATCACAAGAGCTTTTGATATGTATTAGCATACCCCTTCACCTTTCTATTTTAACGCTttcattcatctctctctgtctgtctgtctgtcgtaGACTGTCTTCAGAATTGTTGTGCTCGGGATCTGGGACTACATCGAGAACAAAGTTGAGGTTAGTGCcggtgctgtgtgtttgttggcagaTTTTGATGACCAGTGTCAGATACAATTTTCAATTTAGCCACCTGTTCTAATATTAtacatctgtattttattttttgtcccaCGAGTTCACCCtaaatagttcaacattttgggaaatacactcaTTCGCGTTCTTGCTCGAGTTAGATGAAAGGTTTGATACCACTCACAGCTCTGTAAGTTAactctgaggctgcagcagtatgattgtttagcttagcttagcatagatTCTTGTGGCATTGTAAGctaacaaaatgtaactttcaGTGGCTCTATATTTACCATTCAGGCCTTCATGTGGTTCTAACCTTCTCGTTTAACTCTATATgagaaagcaaatgaaaaaatcaTAATACAACATTTCCCTTTTGTGCATGCACAAATGAATTAACTTTCCATGTAATCCTattggaaacaacaacaatttcaCATATTTGATTTGGATTTTCCAGGTGTTTGACGGTGCTGTCATCGTGCTGTCCCTGGCCCCCATGGTGGCCTCCACGGTGGCCAATGGGCCCAGCAGCCCCTGGGATGCCATCAGCCTCATCATCACTCTACGCATCTGGAGGGTCAAGAGGATCATCGATGGTGAGGCGGGCCAAAAAAACCTCCATCAAAGTTGTCTTGTCTGCATGTGAGACCGATGCATTCTGTGGAGCGACTCCAGGAAATACTCAGTCTTTGTTAACTCAAAGGGCTACACGGATGCATAAAGATCAGCTTGCCTTGAAAGAGCCAAACGACCCCATTCTCTCCATGATTATACAAATTATTTACTATTCAGAGCAATATAGCTATTGATCATCCTTCATGGTAAATTGCTGCCACTCTGCTACTCTAACTTCTATTGATTGTAAGGGCCTGGTTAAGTAGATTCAGAGAGGCCATAATGAATATAGTGGTTGTTGTCCCCTATGCTAATGCTGACTGGTTCGATATCTGTGCGGAGGTCACCCTCACCACGGGCCTCTGACTGCATACACAATCAGCTGCGGGGAGACAGTGGACGACAAAAGGGTCGTGTCTCCACGGAGCAAGTTTTACTTGGGGGAAATGCATTAATTTGCTTTCTAGAGGTGGATTGTGACGGAGCTAGCTTacattgaaaaaagaaagaagaagaaagaggaagaaaaattcAACAGTGTCTGCAAGTTACGTCTTATGAAACAAGAGGGTTTGTGCTACAGTAACTGTTTGTATGGAGCTTTTCATCTAACACATCTAACTAAGCATTTCTCTGCAGATTTTAAACTATTCCTTTATATCTCAACTCAAAAATGATCTTTCGTTATGTCTCATGTATTGATTATCAATGGGGGACACATCCATTTCAAAGAGAtggttattttattattatttaaccaGTGCAGAGCCcattcaaaacatgctgttcagCACAGATTAGTGTTTACAGGTCCAGTTTTCAGCCTCCTCAACTGTCGATAATAACAGATAACACTGAACACGTTTGACATTTGGGTTTTCAAAATCTGGATGATTTTGTGGTACTTTCCAAGCTGGACCATGACAACCGAGGACAGCGTAAACCTTGTGTCCCTCGAGGCTAATGTCACCAGAAACTTAATATCTCACCTCCAGTTTTCactgaagaatagaaaacccACACCGACTGCGTCTCTCGACTCATTCAGACTTGTTAAACCCTTCTCACTGAACTGTGTTACTACGGGAACTTGTTGCACCACATTGATCTCATTCtcagcattttgtttacatctgcttccccatgagaccGGGTGAGAGGAATCACTCGAGGTGGTACATTCCTCCCTCCAGCTCAATGGCTTTATCATTAGTGTGTGATTTGCCATTATTGTGAACGTCGCTGTAagcccagcttcagtctgcatAGCCATGAAGCCACAACTCTGCAGCCACGCCCCTTCTGcttgctgtttattcaaaatgtattaatattgactgtgttgtgtgtccaaATCGCACTAAATTCGACACTGGGTGCTCCCTTACACATCTGTGTAAGAGAGATTCCTTACTTCATagttagatgaaaaaaaatctggtttcCAAGTagttattttccttttgctttCTATTTTTGTATATACAGGAAGTTTCTTCATAGAAATGTCTGTCCTGGGGCTGGTTTTAGTCTGTATTCTTAGTCATGCATGAGCACATTGTCTTAAAGGATCTTAATCTATTGGACTAAGAGGACACGTCATATCAGCATGACTAATAATTTCAGGAATCGATACATTACAGCTTCCAACATCATTGATTTACTCCGGTGTACCTCGTTCAGCAGGAGGAGCGTGTTCGCTGCCTATTaacatgcagctgcagtgttgctTTCCAGGGAATGAAGTGATGATTGTCCCGCCGCACACCTCGACCTGTTGGGTTTGATATTTGTGAGTGATTGAGTTTCTTTGCTAGGCGGGTGgcaaaacaccacagaggataaaaaaaaaaaaaaaatcacactcaAACCAATAAATGTACAGCTGAGGGACCGGCTCGGTTATTGTAGGAGATAGATTGAGCCTCTCGCAGAATTATCTTGATGTATAATAGTGGCAACGTTTCTGTCAGTCAGATGGGAAATACAGAAGTGTGTACTGCAGCAGAATTTCTAAAAGGACAAGAAAAGATGAACGATGGAAAATATCAACCTCTGGAAAACAGGGgattgaaaagaaaattgtcTCAAAgatgaaacagtttttttcttttgagcagCGGAAGACTTGACTCCAGGTGAGAGTGCGGCAGGGCCTTGTGTGAGCCTCTGTGGGGAAGATGTGGGATCAGTGGTGGTGTGAATTACACTGTTATGCAGCAGCTGTctcaccacacatacacacacacacacacacacactcacaaacaagcacacacgcTTGTAAACACATACTGATACAGTGCTATATACAGGAGCACACATGTATTATAAGTGCCAAAAAATCAACCTGTAATCGAGCTTTTCACGCCTGTTCGGACCCCTTCTGATGCCCCCACTtcttcaaaatgtgtgtgtgtgcgccagcGTGACTATAAATAGACACAAGGAAGCATGTGGCGTTGGCTGTGTGCTGAGGCGAAGGCTCATCATtctcctctcagtgtttttgaCAAAGCCAGCAGTTCAGATCCACCATCACACCACCAACCACAACAGAAAATATTGGAACGAGACGAGTATAATTACTGACGGCGCTTCACCTCTTTATTCTGGCCATAGCAACAGTTTCCATCAGGATACACAGTATGTGTGATATCATGTGGCTGGCTTACAAATGTGATCACAGAGAGGCGTGAGGTGCTGACTGTCTGCCACCTGTGATGACAACAGGTATCCAAATTTACCCCTCGCCGTCCTTTTTTTAGGTTCTACTTCCCATCCGGCTCCAGTAAAGTGTGtcatgtataaataaaatgctcagGCAGATTGTGAGAGGTGAACGTGCTGATTGATCTGCCCCGCTGATATTTTGACGCACTCATTATACCTTCTTATACCTCACCAGGAAAAATATGaatggtaataaaaaaaaaaaaagagtaaacaaGCAATCAGCTATGAGTCAAGAACAACTTCTGGTGAGTGATGATGAGAGTCGAGGTCACAGGGAAGAAACGAGCGTGATTCAAGTCCAGCCAAAGTGTGCTGGCAACACTTCAGTGCAACGCTGCAGAAGGAAGAAGGTCATGTGAGACACACCACTCGTACATTACTGAAGGGTGTGGACGTCGTCATCTGGCAGcgagaaaatgaaaatcagatgACCACGTGACCACCACGATTATACAACCAGGAAGAGAATACTGTGTCAAAATGTTATCACTGATCAAGGCTTGTCATTTTCGGTTTTCACTGATGTGCTAAAGTTAGATTAAacttattttctttgtattttacAGTAGCTCACATACATCCAAAGGTTACTGTGTACTGCTCCAAGAGGATGCTGTTACTTTGCCATTACTTTACTTGCAAGTGAATTAGCTGTCCCCATCACAAGGACAGTTCAGACATGCTTCTGACtaattagaaataaaataagaaactgGGATTCCCTGCAAATTAGCTGCTATTTTTgcagccaaaaatgaaaattcagtcattatcgactcaccctcatgctgatggaaagtcagttgAAGATTTATagtccacaaaaacatttttggtgcttcacagcaaaacagcgctgcagtattctcctaaacaacGAAAATAGGTTATTTGtaacatgcaaaaaacaaaacaaacaaacaaacaaaaaaatacaacagaaaaaaccCAATAAAAACTTGTCTTTCCACGGCATGAGGTCAAGTTGTTAATGAATGATATTCTTTGATTTTTAGGTGAACGTGTCCTCTAAAGtaactaaaacaacaataaagtgTTCAcatgttgatataaaaaaagttcacatttttttccctaaaatatcaaattatcaATATCAGCACACAATAAAAttctcactttttaaaaatgttttttgaaacaTCAGTGACTCCACCATTGTTTCATTATCTAAAGACTATCAAAGGACTGTGACCATCATCTATCCAGATGTTTTAAACCCCAGATGTCGCCTTTTTGGATGATTTGATGAAACTTTGTGACACCTTCGAGTCAGCATGAAAGAAGATCCCTGTGGAACACTTTCAGCACCTTGCTACCTTCAGTACTGGTATAGGATTACTGGTGGTAACCAGTAATTAATGAGGTCTGCATATGTGATGACAGACATATATGGAGCAAAGGAATAATGGTGCACCagcactgacctttgacctcaatGTGCTCAATGTCTATTAACATAATGACCTTAACCAGCTGTCTTAcctaaaaaaaactttttctcttGATGCCTCCTCAACAATCGTTTTCAAaccatttattacatttcatgaTCTAAACAAttattgtcatgtttgttttaaaactctTCTCTACTCTCTTCTCCCCCCATGAAAGCCTATGTGCTACAAGTCAAAGTGGAGATGGAGCTGGAGATCCAGCAGTGTGAGAAGACCAAGGCtgtgagagaggagcagctggagcgTCTCACTCAGATCTGCCAGGAACAAGCTGTGAGTACCAACCCACCTCAGATTTAACCGCAATATCCCCCCCATACGTGTCCATAAAATTAGCTCGGAAGATAACAGAAATAGAGATCGATAAGCTTCTCTGCTCAAAACGTCGGTACGATCGCAAGAGTTGAATACAGGCTTcttgcacaaaacacaacaaactgtcCACAGCATCAGTTCTGTGCGATGGTCGACACTACAAGACATTTGCAGCCACAGTTTAACCGAGAGACTGGGTGCATCGTACTCAAAGAATAGAGAGTGAGAAGAATGCAACTTATTAAACCGGCTTTTACATACGTCACCCTGTATAGGCTTATATTTTGTGCCAATAGTAACAACCATCACCCACTGCTTTATCCAGTCTTTGAAACAGGTTGCACGTCTCCATATTACACTTGTGGCCATGTGAGAAACAGTCATTTCATGTGCCACCAGAGGAGGGCAGCAATACCTCACAAACAGGGCCGGTCAGAGCTCCCACTGCGATGAGCTCATACAGGAAAATGCAGACTACAATAAATATTGATCAAGATTTAACCCTCAACTGACCAGCTTAGATTGAAATCTGACACCGGACATAAAGTATATAATAAATCACTGAATAGATTATCGTCAAGGGAATGATTTCTTTTCCGGTCTCTGTTTTAATGATCACTTTAGGTAACATCTTATACAAAGAATTCATATATAGCCTCtgtcaaaatgttatttaaaggtATATTCTGAATATAGGTTACTATACGTATCCCATGCTTGTTTATCTGTAAAAGTAGTTGCCgcaatgtgttttcattattttgaattaACTTCCTTTGAAGAAACTCCTGCGATGTTTTCTTGTTGATGAACAAGATCCTCAAGGCCAAAAACCctgaaataaatacagacagaaatcaCAGCTGTACATCAGTGAAGCGCACTAGTTCCAAAGTGCCCGGTACATAATTAGATAATGCACTTGGATTAATGCTGAAAACAGTTCACCAGTAATTAATCTTGATGTCTTCAATATGTGCTGTCAGGTCTGGAGTAAATCTCAACCATTGATTTCAGAGCAGACCGTTTCAACGATTTGTACGGAgcgtcttcttttttttttctttttttttttgctctctctaTGCTTACGTTGTGTATCTGGGAGGATTTCACTCCATCCTTCCTCGTTAtctcttttcctcctttctctccacATCCATTTCTGCTTTTCACTTCATGCACTCCGACTCACTCCTCCAGTTTGAGATCAGGCAGCTGAGGGCACATCTGGCCCAGCAGGACCTGGACCTGGCAGCAGAGCGTGAGGCAGCCATGCAGATTCACCACGTGTGGGGCAAACAGGGCCGGAGTTTTCAGGTTGTAGAGGGCTTGACTCCCGGGGAGTCTGACGACGAGGGCGGCCAGAGAAACCCCAGAGAGCCTCATGCCGCTGCAGGTGCAGTATGGTTTCTAAAGCAGACTTATAAGGGACAGGAGACAGGTTCCTAAACTCTAATGATGAAGCCACTCATTTCACAAAACTTCCTTGAGTCTTAAATATGGAAACCCTTAAGAAATAGAACTTTTCACATCTGAAAATCACAATTTGATGCTTTTGAAATTAAGAATAGTGACTGGgttgtgtgttagtgtttcCACATGTAAAAGTAACtggacttttaaaaaatgtatgcaaaataAAGCACACTCGCTGTACAGTAAAATCCATTACAATCCCTAATAAAAAAATCGGCTCCAATGTAATCTGAAGCGAGGTTAATAAAGTAGCTTCTAGGAATAGTAAAACTTGATTCCCAAACTGAAACGGATGCATCTGAGACAAAAGCCTGATGCATTTAAACTATAGCttgtctgaacacacaccatGCCAGGTGCAGTGTTTGCTTGAGAAAGCAGCATGACAAACCAGGGGAGAGGTGCAGCATCAAGTATGTACATAATCGTGTGGAACAAAAAGTCTCTAACGGTGTAACATCAGGTGAACTGGGTGCCAGAGCAGTGTACAGTTAATCTGGAGCAGTAGCCCTGGAGCATCTTCGAGGCCAGCCTCTCAGCCCccgcacgctcacacacaacaCCCATCTGACCGCAGGCGCTCTGGGATCAATACgagggcaaaaaagcttttAGGATCGAGTGAATCCTGGAGAAAACAAGCATGTTCTCCGACACTACGTCAGCTCGCATGGGCTTCTGTCGTGCCCCAACTGTCTCTcttacccccccaccccccttggCGAGGCCGGCCTAGCCAGCCCAGACCACTCGGGCCATTTCAGGTACAGAGTGCTCTGTGGATTGGGCCTTGTTAGGAGAGAGTGGGCTCCTGTCAACATCTGTTCCCCTTCACCTGCATACCACAATAGGGCACCAGGAGGCTCCATGGCGGCCGCAGTATTACCCCAAGGGCATAGTGGGAAATCTGGCTCTCCGAAACAAGTGGGgctttttacagaaacatggaCACTGGGATGCACGCTTAGGCCACAGGGCTCAAGTCAAGTCAGGACGACTCACAATCAAGTCAGCTGAACACTGCACACGCGGCTTCCCTCACACTCACCTGCAGAGTGCCATCAAACTATCAAAAAGTCTTCATAAGAATGAATTACCCCAATGAAAATAAGTAAGTTATCAGATAACACACTTggattaaaactgaaaacagttcAGTAGTTATTCATCTTGATGTCTTCAATATGTGCTGTCAGGCCGGGAGTAAATCTCCACATCGATTTCAGAGCAGACCGTGTCAATGATTTTAAggagctttttttcttcttcttgttacGCTGTGTATCTGGGATGATTTCACGACATCCTTCCTTATaatctctcttctctccttctctcccttcccTCCAAATACATTTCTGCTCTTCTAGCCGGAGGAGTTTACTTAAAGACGATTGTAGTGACAAAGCAGGCGGTACAGGATGGCAACAAAAGAATGAAGGCCTTGCAACGCATATTTGCTGGAAAGAAACATATTGGCTCCATGGAGCACTGAGCTGAGTGCACAGACtgccaacatgctgatgttaagctTTTATAATCTTTAACATATTCACCATCTTAATTTAATGCAGACCGTGGGCCAAAATCAGCCCTTTAACAACCTTACTCTGGCACTTTGATCAGTTTGTCAGCGGGCTAATTGACCCGTTCATTAGTTTTGACTCCTGTCAACCCCCACAAAAACTCTTATTTCATCAAAAAGTTTTAACCCAGGCTGTTTAAACAGAGGGAATTTATGAGAATCAAACTAACCTCCCCAATTTAAGATTAGAAAGGTGCAttggtctttttattttcaattgtaaaatgtcctcaaagaagaagagggaaaaaaggggcATTGTTTATGACATTATGATTCCGAGCTTTTCTGGTCAGACATAGGGAATGTAAAATTCGGGCTCCTCAGCACTTTTTCAAATCGGGCCCTTCTAAAAAAGTATAGTTGAATGGGCCTGATTTAGTGTGTCAGCATGCTGATGCTTGATAAGCAGCACCAGGCACAAACTACACCAGAGGCTGACTGTCTCTGGTGGTGTGGTAGCACCACATGTTTCACCTGAACCTACGCTGGCTGCTAAAACACACTAAAGATTTGAAAGGTCGTCACCAGAGCCAATGTTTGATTTGTCTGTAAATGTGGTGTATCTGATGTCGCAGTGTTAGTGTTCCCGAACctaaaataattcattttgtcACAGGAGCATCATCTCAATGTCCACATCTGGAGCAACCAGTTGTTGCTGAACAGATGAAGTACAGGATTCTCACTCAGAAGACCTGCATATGTATCCTGTTTGGaacattatactgtattattttaagttcactttttctttttctttttatcagtatctgtttggttagatttaggttTAGGACaattaaatgcaataaatcCTTTCACAACTTGAAAGCTATGACATTATAAGCATGTGATTGGTTAGTTATGATGGCCTTGTGAGTGacattaataataaacatgGCAATTAAAACATCTTGCTTGCAGATagaaaaggctcattctaagataacaaaaacactgataaaaacataatgaacatccattttcattttgcatatATTACATTATAACTGGACCATTAAACCAAAGTGCTGGACAAGATTTTAACTCAATGATGATACAATATGGAGTCATCCTAAGAGTAGAAATATCTGACATATCTGAGTATTGCTGCTAACATGGATAAAAAGCCTATATGGCCAGTATAGGACatgagggaaaaaagaggagataTACATCTTCTAAATTATGCTCTACAATCaaagtttatttctttttaaccGAAATAGTAATGGCCTGTTCACTTTGTTTATCTGTATTATTGTGACATTAGCTGCAGTGGTTGCAAACCTTCCTGGGTCGACTTTCATACCTCTCCACTTGTGGTATGGAACTCGTACTTCACCCGTCAAAATAACAGTTTAGATTTGAACTAAAAGGACCTCAGCGTGTCACCTCTCTTCTCCCACCGACAGCTGACAGCCTGGTAAAGTCGACTGTCACAGACAGATGAGGGGAGTCTTTTATGTATGCGCAGCCCATTCTTTTTTCCTTAAGACTCATGCGTTATTAATTGCGGGGTGATTGTCTCAGTCTTGTTTTAGTGAGTGCAATGCTTCCTCTCCAGGGGTGGCTCAGGGATTAATATTTtagactgaaaaataaatgaaattaccCATCAGAGCCTGCAGCCTGTCCCGGGGGACAGGGGCTAGCACTCAGGGTACTCTGGGTTCGCACTCAGCCAGCGGACAGTGAGCTGAAGGCCAATCAAGCGGACAGAAGAGCATAGCAGATCTCGGCCATTCACCAGGCACGCTGAGGCCCGCTAGACTGGAGGGATCTGCGCCTGAACAAAGAgatcccactctctctctcccccccattTCTCTCGTCCCTGAAACCAACCCCACCCTGTCCCCGTCCCAGTTTATTTCTGGTGCACCAGGGTGCAGCTAATGCACAGCGTGGCAGTGCGTGATCCTGACCACTCGCCAATAAAAGCACCTGTGGCCTGGGGCAGAAGTCCTCTCCGTCAATATTGTGTTGTAAACATGAGAGATAGTTTTAATCTGGACTCATTTGCCATGTTAACACTGAAGGGGACCAAAATGTTTACGGACAAAAAGGTGTGAAACAATTCACTGCCTCACGGTGTACCGGTAGTACATGAGTCACCCTATAGTAAACTGTAATTGACAGGACACTTCCTGATGTCTAGTTACAGTTCATGGTGCATTCTGTATTAATACCATAacaattttagaaaaaataataacacgAATTTAAGTccaaatgttaaattaattacttttgtattttgtttatgcATAATACAACATTTCTCTGAAAGACAATGCAGTCCAAAACTAATGAGAATAAATATTATTAAGAGTGACAACATGCATATCAGACACTATTCATATTCATACGGAGTACATCACAGAGATTAGATAGCAGAGCACATGTAAAAGGAAATTAATGTGTGGATGCATTTTTGGACAAGACTCCCCCCCCCTTCAAGTTCTGATGCAGCAGCGTAGTTCATAATCAGATAATGAGCAAATAGAAGAGGAACTTAGAGGTTtttatgatgtttaaaaaattATTGTCTGCATGAAAGCTTTTATCTTGTCATATAATTTGACTGGACTCCAAATTGGATGCAGTCAGACGTTTATTCAAGAGCAGAAAGAGTAGAAGGTACAAAAGGCATCCATGTTTAGATTTATGGTCATTTTGCCATGTAACAGAATAATTTAATGCTTACTTTAGTTTAAATAGTTGATTTTTAAACACCCACTATGAGAGCAAATGTAGGTgttgcaactttttttcttttctgaaatattaaattTATTCTTCCTTTATTTGGAACTCAGATCCAGTTGTACGTGATGACATGAACAACTACATCAGCCAATACTACAGTGAGGCAAGCAGTGGTGAGTGTCAGTGAATGCTGAACTTATTATAAACACGGTGCACAGATAAGAACTCAACTGAACTCTTATCACATACATGCAGAAATTTCCACTACATGACTGTATGTTTAAATACGTAattactatttatttatatccatttattatttttgtgaaaaaaagtgttgacaATAATTTTGATGCCCATTGTTTTATCCTGTTTTCTTGTCACTACTTTTATCTCATTTTCTGCACAATGCAGCTCAGGGAGATGCCTCACTATTCTGTTGTTTTGCGCAGTGACAATAAAGATTTGTGTCTTGAAACATGTGAATGCATTTCGGAAAAGCAGTTTAAACTCTTAGTTACAGGTCCAACGTCCAAGGTTTGCTCATAGATTTGGCGGTAAAGAAAAACCTCTGAAGAGGCAGATTTTTGTTGCAGTCCTACATAGAATCTGAGGAGAGCTGGAGAGCTGATATTTGatgtatattttcaaaatgtaaagtcAAAACTATATACAGTTTTGTAATTACAACAACCTTTGTATCATGTTAGTTAACACAATCTATTGTCATACTGAGCCAAAATtagaaaatctgttttaaactttttctACAGGGCTGACATAAAGCAAACTGGTTTTGCGAAGTGAtctgttttatctgtgttgTCCAACCATctctaaaatatatataatgtctTTCAAGATGCTGGAGCTTCTGGCTTAGGTGCCCGGATCATCACTACGGCAGCCATTGACGTTCACCTCCCCACCAGTACAAACCCCATCCAGTCGAACCCGATGCTGGCCATGGAGCGGGTGGGCAGCGCCGTGAGTGATGCCTCGACCAGCATATCACGGTCCAGTGGCAGCCTGACGGCCCGTCCTCACAGCCTGAGTAGCCACACCCCGGGTTCATCCAtgacagactgcagcagcagcacagctcaggACCTCAGTCTGAGCTACAGCTCCCATCGCTGCTGCCCTCCATCCTTCTCAGGCCAGGAGCCCTGCAGGGACCCCAGCATGGTGGTGCAGGAGCTACTCTCCTCCCTTTCTGAGGACTCCTGCCTTGCTCAAAAGGGCCTGGCGGTGGACCCTGTCAACCTTAAGCTTCCCAGCCCAACTGGCTCAGAAAAGGCCAGCCCTGAGCTGGACAACAGAATAAACATCTTCAACCGCAGGAACCAGGAGGAGAGGCGAGGCCGGGGCCGGGGTTGCGTGCTGCTGCAGACCAAGCCGCTGATCCACCTGCAGGGCAGCAGCACCGAGCCGTCCCTGGAGGAGAAGTACCGGCTCCTGGGACCGGCGGACACGCCTCTGGGTCACATGCCTGATACATAAGCtacatttacacagaaacagaagtctCTTCTATTTTTACTGCCACCCTGTTCGGACGTTTGTCTGAACTCTTGTGGCAGGTCAGAGACCACACAAGACTTAGGATTTTACTGTCGCTGTGTAAATCCAATCTTAGCCAATTGAGAGCAA includes:
- the LOC119018734 gene encoding transmembrane protein 266-like isoform X3; amino-acid sequence: MANTEWWHVTREVEQAGLSDLEIISQPVEDENQCLAPPVQLVSFGYRDLPLAALDLSLAGSQLLSNADEDENRDGSNWLKPCCGRRVALWQVCLLSAGFNCILVACVILVVLFLSLELLIDTKLLQFSNAFQFASIIHWISLIILSLFFSETVFRIVVLGIWDYIENKVEVFDGAVIVLSLAPMVASTVANGPSSPWDAISLIITLRIWRVKRIIDAYVLQVKVEMELEIQQCEKTKAVREEQLERLTQICQEQAFEIRQLRAHLAQQDLDLAAEREAAMQIHHVWGKQGRSFQVVEGLTPGESDDEGGQRNPREPHAAADPVVRDDMNNYISQYYSEASSDAGASGLGARIITTAAIDVHLPTSTNPIQSNPMLAMERVGSAVSDASTSISRSSGSLTARPHSLSSHTPGSSMTDCSSSTAQDLSLSYSSHRCCPPSFSGQEPCRDPSMVVQELLSSLSEDSCLAQKGLAVDPVNLKLPSPTGSEKASPELDNRINIFNRRNQEERRGRGRGCVLLQTKPLIHLQGSSTEPSLEEKYRLLGPADTPLGHMPDT
- the LOC119018734 gene encoding transmembrane protein 266-like isoform X1, with protein sequence MANTEWWHVTREVEQAGLSDLEIISQPVEDENQCLAPPVQLVSFGYRDLPLAALDLSLAGSQLLSNADEDENRDGSNWLKPCCGRRVALWQVCLLSAGFNCILVACVILVVLFLSLELLIDTKLLQFSNAFQFASIIHWISLIILSLFFSETVFRIVVLGIWDYIENKVEVFDGAVIVLSLAPMVASTVANGPSSPWDAISLIITLRIWRVKRIIDAYVLQVKVEMELEIQQCEKTKAVREEQLERLTQICQEQAFEIRQLRAHLAQQDLDLAAEREAAMQIHHVWGKQGRSFQVVEGLTPGESDDEGGQRNPREPHAAAGASSQCPHLEQPVVAEQMKYRILTQKTCIYPVVRDDMNNYISQYYSEASSDAGASGLGARIITTAAIDVHLPTSTNPIQSNPMLAMERVGSAVSDASTSISRSSGSLTARPHSLSSHTPGSSMTDCSSSTAQDLSLSYSSHRCCPPSFSGQEPCRDPSMVVQELLSSLSEDSCLAQKGLAVDPVNLKLPSPTGSEKASPELDNRINIFNRRNQEERRGRGRGCVLLQTKPLIHLQGSSTEPSLEEKYRLLGPADTPLGHMPDT
- the LOC119018734 gene encoding transmembrane protein 266-like isoform X4, coding for MKVRSNWLKPCCGRRVALWQVCLLSAGFNCILVACVILVVLFLSLELLIDTKLLQFSNAFQFASIIHWISLIILSLFFSETVFRIVVLGIWDYIENKVEVFDGAVIVLSLAPMVASTVANGPSSPWDAISLIITLRIWRVKRIIDAYVLQVKVEMELEIQQCEKTKAVREEQLERLTQICQEQAFEIRQLRAHLAQQDLDLAAEREAAMQIHHVWGKQGRSFQVVEGLTPGESDDEGGQRNPREPHAAAGASSQCPHLEQPVVAEQMKYRILTQKTCIYPVVRDDMNNYISQYYSEASSDAGASGLGARIITTAAIDVHLPTSTNPIQSNPMLAMERVGSAVSDASTSISRSSGSLTARPHSLSSHTPGSSMTDCSSSTAQDLSLSYSSHRCCPPSFSGQEPCRDPSMVVQELLSSLSEDSCLAQKGLAVDPVNLKLPSPTGSEKASPELDNRINIFNRRNQEERRGRGRGCVLLQTKPLIHLQGSSTEPSLEEKYRLLGPADTPLGHMPDT
- the LOC119018734 gene encoding transmembrane protein 266-like isoform X2 — translated: MANTEEVEQAGLSDLEIISQPVEDENQCLAPPVQLVSFGYRDLPLAALDLSLAGSQLLSNADEDENRDGSNWLKPCCGRRVALWQVCLLSAGFNCILVACVILVVLFLSLELLIDTKLLQFSNAFQFASIIHWISLIILSLFFSETVFRIVVLGIWDYIENKVEVFDGAVIVLSLAPMVASTVANGPSSPWDAISLIITLRIWRVKRIIDAYVLQVKVEMELEIQQCEKTKAVREEQLERLTQICQEQAFEIRQLRAHLAQQDLDLAAEREAAMQIHHVWGKQGRSFQVVEGLTPGESDDEGGQRNPREPHAAAGASSQCPHLEQPVVAEQMKYRILTQKTCIYPVVRDDMNNYISQYYSEASSDAGASGLGARIITTAAIDVHLPTSTNPIQSNPMLAMERVGSAVSDASTSISRSSGSLTARPHSLSSHTPGSSMTDCSSSTAQDLSLSYSSHRCCPPSFSGQEPCRDPSMVVQELLSSLSEDSCLAQKGLAVDPVNLKLPSPTGSEKASPELDNRINIFNRRNQEERRGRGRGCVLLQTKPLIHLQGSSTEPSLEEKYRLLGPADTPLGHMPDT